A region of Pirellulales bacterium DNA encodes the following proteins:
- a CDS encoding SDR family NAD(P)-dependent oxidoreductase: MGKTLVTGASGFIGGQLVRELIARGDEVVCLARRVAAAEQLRAIGAHIVEGNVTAPESLVAAVADAQTVYHLAGAVRARNAAEFFQINATGVANLLDTCRKRSTPPTVVLVSSLAAAGPSSADRPRIEEDPPRPVSNYGRSKRAGELEAIARAGEIPITIIRPPVVLGDGDAVGLALFRIISGSGMHLVPGLARSKLSIVHVSDLVPVLIATAARGTRLPPAAETTVGRHAAKQVDPRGYYFVAGDQDPTYGELGRLIGQALGRRRTCVIRFPRPAVWSIAACTELIARARGRAPFAGIDKAREALAGHWTCSSARAKADLGFVPEKSLPKLLRQTAEWYRRHGWL; the protein is encoded by the coding sequence ATGGGCAAGACGTTGGTCACCGGCGCGAGCGGGTTCATCGGCGGGCAACTGGTCCGGGAGTTGATCGCCCGCGGCGATGAAGTGGTCTGTCTCGCGCGGCGCGTTGCGGCCGCCGAACAACTGCGGGCGATCGGGGCTCATATCGTCGAAGGGAACGTGACCGCGCCGGAGAGTCTTGTCGCGGCGGTCGCCGACGCCCAGACCGTCTATCACCTGGCCGGGGCGGTCCGCGCGCGGAACGCCGCTGAGTTTTTTCAGATCAATGCAACCGGCGTTGCCAATCTACTCGACACTTGCCGGAAACGATCGACACCTCCGACCGTCGTACTTGTCTCGTCGCTCGCGGCCGCCGGTCCGTCTTCGGCCGACCGGCCGCGGATCGAAGAAGATCCGCCCCGTCCGGTCTCGAACTACGGCCGAAGCAAGCGCGCCGGCGAACTTGAGGCCATCGCCCGAGCCGGCGAAATCCCGATTACGATAATTCGTCCGCCGGTCGTACTCGGCGATGGCGACGCGGTTGGCTTGGCCCTGTTTCGAATTATCTCCGGCTCCGGAATGCACCTCGTGCCGGGCTTGGCGCGCTCGAAGCTTTCGATCGTTCATGTGTCCGATCTCGTGCCGGTATTGATCGCGACTGCGGCGCGCGGCACCCGGCTTCCGCCGGCCGCCGAAACGACCGTCGGACGACACGCCGCGAAGCAGGTCGATCCGCGCGGCTATTATTTCGTCGCCGGCGATCAAGACCCTACCTATGGCGAGCTGGGTCGCCTCATCGGCCAAGCGCTGGGGCGGCGGCGGACCTGCGTGATTCGCTTTCCCCGACCAGCCGTCTGGTCGATCGCCGCTTGCACCGAATTGATCGCGCGAGCCCGCGGCCGCGCGCCATTCGCCGGAATCGACAAGGCCCGCGAGGCTCTAGCCGGGCACTGGACCTGTTCGTCAGCCAGAGCAAAAGCCGATCTCGGCTTCGTGCCCGAGAAATCGCTCCCCAAACTGCTGCGGCAAACGGCCGAATGGTATCGCCGACACGGATGGTTGTAG
- a CDS encoding Gfo/Idh/MocA family oxidoreductase — MRIAVIGCGHLGRIHARLLGGVEGAQLVAVADPVSESRRQAAAETGAAEFADYRDLIGLIDAAVVAAPASLHHAIGMDLLRHGVHLLMEKPLATSAAHAEELVWAANWHGAVLQVGHIEQFNPALARVLPLVQDPRLIEATRAGGYTFRSTDIGVVLDLMIHDLDIALSLARSPVRSVSAIGLSIMGRHEDVAQARIEFVSGCAANLSASRVSYRARREMQIWSPHGQVEIDFATRRTIAVEPADSLLDSDFNEHHLSLEEKQHLQKNLFAELLPTREQEAPAQNALVEEHRDFIESIQTGRAPRVTGEQGHAALAVAERILDSIAAHRWEHARAEAFGSLRLFAMPSEPNILRGPHWDRLPHDVSVRRKEAG; from the coding sequence GTGAGGATCGCGGTGATCGGCTGCGGCCACTTGGGCCGAATTCATGCCCGGCTGCTCGGTGGCGTCGAGGGTGCGCAGCTTGTGGCGGTGGCCGATCCGGTGTCCGAATCGCGCCGCCAGGCGGCCGCCGAGACTGGCGCGGCCGAGTTCGCGGACTATCGCGACTTGATCGGCCTGATCGATGCGGCCGTCGTCGCGGCCCCCGCCTCGCTGCACCACGCAATCGGCATGGACCTGCTGCGGCATGGCGTTCACCTGTTGATGGAAAAGCCGCTGGCCACGTCGGCGGCGCATGCGGAAGAACTCGTCTGGGCCGCAAATTGGCACGGCGCCGTGCTGCAAGTGGGGCACATCGAGCAATTCAATCCGGCGCTCGCCAGAGTGCTGCCGCTAGTGCAGGATCCGCGGCTGATCGAGGCGACGCGTGCGGGCGGCTACACGTTCCGCTCGACCGATATCGGAGTCGTGCTCGATCTGATGATTCACGATCTGGATATCGCCCTGTCGCTGGCGCGCTCGCCGGTGCGAAGCGTCAGCGCGATCGGGCTTTCGATCATGGGCCGGCATGAAGACGTGGCCCAGGCGCGGATCGAGTTCGTCAGCGGCTGCGCGGCCAATTTGAGCGCCTCGCGGGTGAGTTATCGCGCGCGGCGCGAAATGCAGATTTGGTCGCCGCACGGGCAGGTCGAAATCGACTTCGCCACCCGCCGAACGATTGCCGTCGAGCCGGCCGACTCGCTCCTGGATTCGGATTTCAACGAGCACCATCTATCGCTGGAAGAAAAGCAGCATTTGCAGAAAAACTTGTTCGCGGAACTGCTGCCGACGCGCGAGCAGGAGGCGCCCGCCCAAAACGCGCTCGTCGAAGAGCATCGCGATTTCATCGAGAGCATCCAGACCGGCCGCGCGCCGCGCGTCACCGGCGAGCAAGGCCACGCGGCCCTGGCCGTGGCGGAGCGGATTCTCGATAGCATCGCGGCACATCGTTGGGAACATGCCCGCGCGGAAGCATTCGGCTCGCTGCGCCTCTTCGCAATGCCTTCGGAACCAAACATTCTCCGCGGCCCGCACTGGGACCGCCTGCCGCACGACGTTTCCGTCCGCCGCAAGGAAGCGGGGTGA
- the lpxC gene encoding UDP-3-O-acyl-N-acetylglucosamine deacetylase has protein sequence MNGLPLIHAQRQQRTIREPVSLSGFGYWSGRDVQLEFRPGAEHSGIVFVRTDLARRVRIPALVGNRFETPRRTTLKAQGATVEMTEHVLAALWGLQIDNCEIWVDQPELPGCDGSSQPFVECLDGAGVVEQNAERSQLVVREITRVGNEESWIEARPAPRCELSLRYRLDYGLGNGIGRQTLQLPITPETFREELAPCRTFMLKSEADWLLEQGLGKRATLKDLLIFDANGPIDNELRFRDECVRHKMLDLVGDLALAGCDLIGHISAHRSGHRLNAELVRALLTECQRIENRRRSA, from the coding sequence ATGAACGGTCTTCCCTTGATCCACGCCCAGCGCCAGCAACGAACGATCCGCGAGCCGGTTTCTCTTTCGGGCTTTGGGTATTGGAGCGGGCGCGACGTGCAGCTCGAGTTCCGGCCCGGCGCGGAGCATTCGGGGATCGTCTTCGTGCGGACCGATCTGGCCCGCCGCGTGCGAATTCCGGCCCTGGTCGGCAATCGCTTCGAGACGCCGCGGCGCACAACGCTCAAGGCTCAAGGGGCCACGGTCGAGATGACCGAGCACGTACTGGCTGCCCTGTGGGGCCTGCAAATCGACAATTGCGAGATTTGGGTCGATCAACCGGAGCTGCCCGGCTGCGACGGCTCGAGCCAGCCATTCGTCGAATGTCTCGATGGGGCGGGGGTCGTCGAGCAGAATGCCGAACGAAGCCAACTTGTCGTCCGCGAGATCACGCGCGTCGGAAACGAGGAGAGCTGGATCGAGGCCCGGCCGGCCCCACGCTGCGAACTCTCGCTTCGCTATCGCTTGGATTACGGGCTGGGGAACGGAATCGGCCGCCAGACGCTGCAGCTTCCGATCACGCCCGAGACGTTCCGCGAGGAATTGGCCCCCTGCCGCACGTTCATGCTCAAATCCGAGGCGGATTGGCTGCTCGAGCAAGGCCTGGGGAAGCGGGCAACTCTCAAGGACCTGTTGATCTTCGACGCCAACGGCCCGATCGACAATGAACTGCGCTTTCGCGACGAATGCGTGCGGCACAAGATGCTCGATCTCGTCGGCGATCTGGCTCTGGCCGGCTGTGACCTGATCGGGCACATCTCGGCCCATCGCAGCGGCCACCGGCTGAACGCCGAACTGGTCCGCGCGCTGCTGACGGAATGCCAGCGCATCGAAAACCGCCGGCGGTCAGCATGA
- the lpxA gene encoding acyl-ACP--UDP-N-acetylglucosamine O-acyltransferase, translated as MTTRIAENVAIDSRAEIDEDVEIGPFCVVGPEVRIGRGTRLENSVTLMGRVTIGEHNHFFPGVVIGGHPQDVSYRGSDTQVNIGDHNVFRESVTVNRATEKEEGVTTVGSHNLLMACSHVAHDCRLGDHIIIANATLLAGHVRIHDRASLSGGAAVHHYATIGSYSFVAPVSRVIHDVPPYMLCEGHPARPRCINVVALKRNDFSPEMIHCLAEAHRLIYRAKVGLDHAREILRSNDQMVPHVNALLSFIQEQQEGKHGRARERRRAA; from the coding sequence ATGACCACCCGCATCGCCGAGAATGTAGCGATTGACTCTCGAGCTGAGATCGACGAGGACGTCGAGATCGGCCCTTTCTGCGTGGTCGGCCCTGAAGTGCGGATCGGGCGCGGCACGCGGCTCGAGAACAGCGTGACGTTGATGGGGCGCGTAACCATCGGCGAGCATAACCACTTTTTCCCCGGCGTGGTGATCGGCGGCCATCCGCAAGACGTGAGCTATCGCGGCAGCGACACGCAGGTGAACATCGGCGATCACAATGTGTTTCGCGAATCGGTCACGGTGAACCGCGCAACCGAAAAGGAAGAAGGCGTCACCACGGTGGGCAGCCACAATCTTCTGATGGCCTGCTCGCACGTCGCCCACGATTGCCGTCTCGGCGACCACATCATCATCGCCAATGCGACTCTGCTAGCCGGCCACGTGCGGATTCACGATCGGGCATCGCTCTCGGGAGGCGCCGCCGTGCACCATTACGCGACGATCGGCAGCTATTCCTTTGTGGCGCCGGTCAGCCGCGTGATCCATGACGTGCCGCCGTACATGCTGTGCGAAGGGCATCCGGCTCGACCGAGGTGCATCAACGTCGTCGCCCTGAAACGCAATGATTTCTCACCCGAGATGATCCATTGCCTGGCCGAGGCCCACCGGCTCATTTATCGGGCGAAGGTCGGCTTGGACCACGCCCGCGAGATTCTGCGGTCGAACGATCAGATGGTGCCGCACGTGAACGCACTGCTGAGCTTCATCCAAGAGCAGCAAGAAGGGAAGCACGGCCGGGCCCGCGAACGACGGAGGGCCGCTTGA
- a CDS encoding OmpH family outer membrane protein → MKTSLISASLVAVLAVAAVATLAFAQGAGGPGPSGQNIAVIDVGLVFEKHVLFKSQMDKLKAEIDATEKDWQGQAKEINAMVEQLKTMKPDSPDYHALEARVAKLQGDFNVNKALKNKELMERQGKIYFNTYREVESVVNEFCTRYHIALVIRYNSKQIDSSDPQQILQGIQRPIVFVDKQYDITGDIIGLVNRSSDQGRLPQGFQR, encoded by the coding sequence GTGAAGACTTCTCTTATCTCGGCCTCGCTGGTGGCCGTTCTGGCCGTCGCCGCCGTGGCCACCCTGGCATTCGCTCAAGGGGCCGGTGGCCCAGGACCTAGTGGTCAAAACATCGCCGTGATCGACGTCGGGCTAGTATTCGAAAAGCACGTCTTGTTCAAGTCGCAGATGGATAAGCTCAAGGCGGAAATCGACGCCACGGAAAAGGATTGGCAGGGGCAGGCCAAAGAAATCAATGCCATGGTCGAGCAGCTCAAGACCATGAAGCCCGACTCTCCCGATTATCACGCACTCGAAGCAAGAGTCGCCAAGCTGCAAGGAGACTTCAACGTCAACAAGGCGCTCAAAAACAAGGAACTCATGGAGCGCCAGGGGAAAATCTATTTCAACACGTATCGTGAAGTCGAGAGCGTGGTGAATGAATTCTGCACGCGTTACCATATCGCGCTCGTCATCCGCTACAACTCCAAGCAGATCGACAGCAGCGATCCGCAGCAAATCCTGCAAGGAATCCAGCGGCCGATCGTGTTTGTCGACAAGCAATACGACATCACCGGCGACATCATCGGGCTGGTGAACCGATCGAGCGATCAGGGCCGCCTGCCGCAAGGCTTCCAGCGCTAA
- a CDS encoding GAF domain-containing SpoIIE family protein phosphatase — MAKPIPAYLRLHGENASETRRSEFENFAGVADLCDAFTAATGWPLRYESGAELRQDPVLKWSAPVNPGVGDALGHLRLDLGGFEGNARSLLADRGSAERLAGGIADLLGQLSAARRTVWNREAELAAGVPVVARTDEPKLLAARLKSILQTGAEACDTQAAALYMLDESTTLLKLRAAWGLPVERLMQPARPLDGALADLEALLGHAVALERAASFGPWRVPEEYPAALCVPVSSPTVPLGTLWLFSDRERDFTDRQTGLAEMTAGRLAAELERAMLITAQIESTETARQLDAARRLQQSQLPQSIRLVEEGWELAGRIDSTAELSGAFYDWHWLPGDALAVMIGEAGQTGIAGALTAANLRSMVRTLTESGLSPAELLKRVNRSLWLTSAGDESASLVFGIVDLAAGRLRYSWAGKPSMVRRTSIASDVCIASRAPLGATIDGDFAEQTLDLAAGETLVVCSREMAAARGARENGSGSASRIDKFSEIRGETSAAELIGSWSEFGADRAKITAHRAIVAVKRTSKP; from the coding sequence GTGGCCAAACCGATCCCCGCATATTTGAGATTGCACGGTGAAAACGCCTCCGAGACGAGGCGTTCGGAATTCGAGAACTTTGCCGGCGTGGCCGATTTGTGCGACGCCTTTACGGCGGCGACGGGCTGGCCGTTGCGATACGAGTCTGGCGCCGAACTGCGCCAAGATCCGGTCCTGAAGTGGTCCGCCCCGGTCAACCCGGGCGTAGGAGACGCTCTCGGACACCTCAGGCTTGATCTTGGCGGCTTCGAGGGCAACGCGCGCAGCCTGCTCGCTGATCGAGGGTCGGCCGAGCGGCTTGCCGGCGGGATCGCCGATCTGCTGGGGCAACTGTCGGCCGCGCGGCGGACGGTCTGGAATCGCGAGGCGGAGTTGGCCGCCGGAGTGCCCGTCGTCGCCCGCACCGACGAGCCGAAGCTGCTTGCCGCGCGGCTGAAGTCGATCTTGCAAACCGGCGCGGAAGCTTGCGACACTCAAGCCGCCGCGCTATACATGCTCGATGAATCGACCACGCTGCTCAAGCTCCGTGCCGCGTGGGGATTGCCGGTCGAACGGCTGATGCAACCGGCCCGGCCGCTGGACGGCGCCCTGGCCGATCTCGAGGCCCTGTTGGGACACGCCGTGGCGCTCGAGCGCGCGGCATCGTTCGGCCCGTGGCGCGTGCCCGAGGAATATCCGGCGGCGCTCTGCGTGCCCGTTTCCAGCCCGACCGTTCCGCTGGGAACGCTCTGGCTCTTCTCCGATCGCGAGCGCGACTTCACCGACAGGCAAACCGGTCTGGCTGAGATGACGGCTGGCCGATTGGCGGCCGAACTAGAGCGGGCGATGCTAATCACGGCCCAAATCGAATCGACCGAGACGGCGCGGCAGCTCGACGCCGCGCGGCGATTGCAGCAGAGCCAATTGCCGCAGTCGATTCGGCTCGTGGAAGAAGGCTGGGAATTGGCCGGCCGGATCGATTCGACGGCCGAACTCAGCGGCGCGTTTTACGACTGGCACTGGCTGCCGGGAGACGCGCTGGCCGTGATGATCGGCGAAGCCGGCCAGACAGGGATTGCCGGAGCGCTCACCGCCGCGAATCTTCGCTCGATGGTGCGAACGCTCACGGAATCGGGTTTATCGCCCGCGGAATTGCTCAAGCGAGTCAACCGCTCGCTCTGGCTGACGTCGGCGGGTGATGAATCGGCGTCGCTCGTGTTTGGAATCGTCGATCTCGCGGCCGGGCGGCTGCGATACTCCTGGGCAGGCAAGCCGAGCATGGTCCGGCGAACCTCGATTGCGAGCGACGTGTGCATTGCGTCGCGGGCGCCGCTGGGAGCGACGATCGACGGGGATTTCGCCGAGCAGACGCTGGATTTGGCCGCCGGAGAGACGCTGGTGGTTTGCAGCCGAGAGATGGCCGCAGCCCGCGGTGCGCGAGAGAATGGCTCTGGCTCGGCATCGCGAATCGATAAGTTCTCGGAAATTCGGGGTGAAACGTCGGCCGCCGAACTGATTGGTTCGTGGAGCGAGTTCGGAGCTGATCGCGCCAAGATAACCGCGCATCGAGCGATCGTGGCCGTCAAGCGGACGAGCAAACCGTAG